The genome window CCCTTGTTGATGTCTTCAGTCAATTTTAAGCTGAATAGGGTTCAACACAGTTAACAGGACTTTATTCATTTTGAGGTCCTGTTTCTTTTTGTTCAATTGCACTCTCTACACGGATTTTCTTATCCTTTAGCTTAAACTGAACGGCCCCATTAAGGTCTGTTCGCATGACGACTACTTGTCTCTCTTCAAAGCGATTAAGGATGTCTGGATGGGGATGACCATAGCGATTGTTCCTACCAGCAGATATCAAAACAGCTTTTGGTTTAATATGATCTAGAAACAGCTCAGATGAAGATGTTAGACTGCCATGATGCCCAGCTTTTAATATGTCTACAGACAAATGAGGATAACGCTCCATCAACCTGTGCTCACCCTTCTCCCCAAATCCCCCGTAAACAACCAGTGTATCCCTTCAAGAGAAGCAGCAAGTACAATAGATCGCTCGTTAATATCTTGTTCAAAGTCTGATGCAACTGGCGCAATGATGGTAAGTTCATTATTTCCGTATGACCGTTTCTGCCCCGCTTCA of Alkalicoccobacillus plakortidis contains these proteins:
- a CDS encoding ComEC/Rec2 family competence protein, coding for MMERYPHLSVDILKAGHHGSLTSSSELFLDHIKPKAVLISAGRNNRYGHPHPDILNRFEERQVVVMRTDLNGAVQFKLKDKKIRVESAIEQKETGPQNE